TGTGGTTTCCCCACTTGTATACCACAATTTAAGTGGCACCGGACCTTCACCATTCAGTTTCCAAGAAGATTCATGCAATCATAAATTCTGTGTGCGAGCTGGAGCACTGGCACACAGCAGAGGGATGATTTGGGATTTCAGCAATGTCATTTCTTCTGAGAAGAGGCAAATCCATGCTACTCTCTTGGCTTTAATCCTTAGAAAGTTGCAGGTTTCCTTTGAGTCATCCTCTACACTCCACTGGGAGTCTGACAGCAGCCTACAGTGAATTCCAAGGAATTCCTAGAAAGCTGAGGTGAGATGATTCCCACCCAGGCTGACATGTGCCTCAGGGATCTGGGATGCTCCTCCTGGaaactgctggccctgggaccaGAACTGTCACCTCTCTTCCCTGCTGACACCGTGTTTGTGTCCCCAGCTATGGCATCTCACATCCCCTCACCAGCCCAATCCTTTCAAGGGCAAACATTTCATCATCCAGGAGCTGATGGGGCTCCAGAAGAattggagagggactttggacaagggcatggagtgacaggacaagggggaatggcttcccactgacaGAGGGTGGGGTCAGATTGGATgttgggaagaaatccttccctgtgagggtgatgaggccctggcacacGTTGCCCAGAGGGATGGGGTCAGgtaaaaacaaacacaggagCTCCAAAgtgcaaggaggaggaggatgagtcCTAATGAAGGGCTGGAAAGGGGATCACAACACCCCAAAATGTGCTTCCTGATAGCTTTTATTGCATCATGAAGGCAATTGACAGTAATCAGGGTGGGCTCTAAGTGCTGCTGACCTGGCTGCACGCAACTGAGTGCTGTCCTTCCCTTGGGCTCTGTGAGCCTGCATTGCAATGACAGGAATGGGAATTCTCAGCTCAGTTTGCTTTCTTGGGGCCAGGGAAAGTTTTGGCAATGATCCTGAAAATCAACCCAGAATGGGAGGTGTTTCTGAGAAGCACCCAGATGCTTGCACAGTGCTGTGAGCacttccagcactgccagcagcattccagcaccaccagccccaccagcagctctctgctgctggagggacACTGACCCCTCAGGGTAGATAAATGAGGAATGGTAGAAAcctgcagagagaggagaagcATTTGGAGAATGTCCCATTTGGAAAAGAGTTTCTAATCAGGAGGAAATGAGGAGCCATTCAAAGAAATCTGCATGTCGGGCAACTTCCTCTATGGCAGGCAAAAAATGGTCAAGACAAAAAACTCACAGGAAGGGAAATTCTGACGTAGTCAAAGATTAAATTTCTGACTCTCCCACCAAGCCTTGCAAAACAACACCAAGACAGGGCACGGAGAGGAGCCAGCAGGACGGGAATGGGGAGCTCCTGGTGACCTGGGCACTTTCTCCTTCATGTCCCTGACCTGCCAGGAGCCGCTTTAGCACATGGATCCCAAAGGAGCAAGAGGTACCAGGAAGCGCCGCTGATCTGCACAGAGccctttgcctgctgctgccccacagggAACAGGTCAGTGGAATGTTGGCCTTCCTCCCTACCCCAccttcctctcctgcagcagctgctctgttccTGCCACCCTCTCCCGCTGACCCCAgggccctccccagctcctctctcttCTCCTGTGCATCCCGTCTGTATCCTAACACTGAAATGGGCCTGAACAAACTTTCTAACACAGTGCAGAGCATGAGGAAGCAGGAATTCTTGacctgcacaggacacagagGGATCTCTCCTTGTATTGTGTGTATGGTGAGACTTTACAACAGGGTATTAATTCATTAGAACCACATGTAGGcattaaaaagttttttttatCTAATACACAAACACCATTTTCCTAGAACTTATTTCCATgcatccacctcctcctgcaaGTCCTTTTATGATCCTGGAGGTTCATTAAGcagggtctctctggtggtcatATTCAATGAATGCTGCCATATTGAAGGTGCCCTTGCCTTGAACTTTTCCTCTGGCCATGCACTGTTGCTTCCTGTTCCAGAATTTACCCCAAAACCACTGCAGGCTTCCTTATCTGTTTCTGCACTGGTTCCTGCCATGTTTGTCATCCTGTGTGCCAACCGCACATCCCGAGAGAAACAACCGCCcacttttttaaattttgaaaagttcattaaaccttaacaaaaatacaacaaaaggactgAATAATCAGAAGCAGGCCTGGGAGCTTCCCTCACGGCTGCCCACCACGTGTCTGGCTgatcttcaagatggatgcttcACCTCTGATAccctgggggttgcatcagctaaacctggcccctcccaaagtctgtcactCAGCCCTTCTTTGTGTTTATTGCTGGAGCCTGCTTTCTTGCAACTTGACTCGAGGGTCAGGTGTTCTCATGCTGCACCTCTTCCCCGCCCAGCAACAAGCTTTTGTACACCCCTTCTTTCTGCCTGTCCTAGATGACTCAGGCTCACTTATGGAAACAGGACAGAGGGGAGAGAAGGggactatggggagaacagggAACATCTAAACAACAGACTACAATAACATAATTATATATCAATCaagcttctcttaatattcacacagtATTCATCCCTTAACTGTGAGAGCCagtcatctcattatccatctataacacATCCTTTTAAATTTTGGCCACTTTGCTTTTGAACAATttcagaagaacagaaaatgtttattttctgtgttattTATCAGCCTCCTGCTAACCAGCCCGACCGttccaccccaccatttccacCACCCTCCTCCCCTGCACATCTCACTCCTCCCCACTGAatccttcccactgcagggagctgctgaggagccgCATGGTCCATCCCTGGATTCTCCAAGCACTGACTGCCCATCCACTCTGACCACAGCCAGGGGccacatcccactgcctgcccagcgTCCATCCATGGAGGTGAGCACCGTGTCCCCTCTTTTCACCTCACCAACTGACGCACCTGCTCACTGTGAGATCAGTGTCTCCAGCGTGGCCATACACAGTGTGACCCTGCTCATCGGCCTCTGTGGgctggctgggaatggggctttCCTCCGGCTCCTGCACATTAATCCCAACACCGACTTCGTCTTCAACCAGGCCATTACTGACTTCCTTTTCCTCATCTTCATGGTTACCTCCACCCTGTTCTTCCTTGTGGAGGAAATGTCCTGCTCTGCTATAATGCCCCTGATATATTTGAGCTTTCTTTTCTATCTGTCGCTGTTCACCTACACCATGGGGCTCTACCGGCTGATGTTCATCAGCATTCAGAGGTGCAGGTCCATCCTCTGCCTGTTTTTCTGTGGTTGCCAACTTCCTGAGCGCCTGGTGTTGATGATGATGACTATCCTGTTCTGGGTCCTCCTGTTTGTTGTGACCGCTGTCAATCCCACGGTGACTTCCCAGTGCCAGTCACTCGAGCAGAAGCAATGCCAGGTGGCCCTCACCTCCATGTACGCCCTCAACCTCTTCCTATTTGCTGCACCCATGGTCATTTCCAGCACAATCCTCTTCATTCATCTCAagcctggctcccagcagcagcagcaacacaaGAGGCTGGACATTGTTATCGTCCTCATTGCCCTCTTCAGTCTGCCTCTCAGTCTCTGgtttctcctgcagcagctcggTTACATGGCTGTACCCGCCCAGGTGTTTCTCTTCCTCACCTGCATccacagcagcatcaaaccCTTCATCTACTTCTTGGTggggagctggaagagagactggtccatgaggagctgctggagacacTGCTccatggagagctgcaggaagcacTCCTCCATGCAGTCCCTAAGGAGGGCAAACACCACAGGGTGTTTGAGGAGCCAAAAGAAAACACTGCCTCTGGAAATGATCCCACCATGGACACACTGCTCTGAGCCTGTTGTTCCCTTCCACTGCACTGCTGAAGGaccctgggacagtggctgAGAGATTCCTTGAGTCTCCTGATCAATAAATAGCCACAGGAtcaccctgcctgggctggtgcatccccagcccctttcCAGGCCGCTCTGGGCTCTGATCCGTGCTTGTGAggcctcagcctggaggagcagcccctgggctcagctcctgtggCGCTGATCAGAAacaccctctgctcccaggagctgctgctgtccaacgACCTCCTGGGCTTTTATCAACAGCCTTGGAAATTACTGGAGTGCCCTGGAtgccacagcatccctgctctgccactgtCACAGGAAGCTGCCGGCCCCAAGCGTGGCCAGGGTGAAGCATTGCTGGCAGTGGCGCCCATCCCTTGGGGCCCTGGGAGCAGCGGCCCCAAAGGAGACCCTTGGAGCTCTCCCGGGCCCAGCAGCGCTGAGCAGGAGCTCCCTGGCAccggggcctctcccagctgggatcTCTCCCGTCTGCTGCCCTCGGCTGATCCCCGAACGCCCACGGCTCCTGGGCCCAGCCCTCCAGggctccaggcccagcccttggcacaggcaggagatgCAAAGGGATCCGCAGGGA
The Agelaius phoeniceus isolate bAgePho1 chromosome 6, bAgePho1.hap1, whole genome shotgun sequence DNA segment above includes these coding regions:
- the LOC143694308 gene encoding LOW QUALITY PROTEIN: mas-related G-protein coupled receptor member D-like (The sequence of the model RefSeq protein was modified relative to this genomic sequence to represent the inferred CDS: deleted 2 bases in 1 codon) is translated as MEVSTVSPLFTSPTDAPAHCEISVSSVAIHSVTLLIGLCGLAGNGAFLRLLHINPNTDFVFNQAITDFLFLIFMVTSTLFFLVEEMSCSAIMPLIYLSFLFYLSLFTYTMGLYRLMFISIQRCRSILCLFFCGCQLPERLVLMMMTILFWVLLFVVTAVNPTVTSQCQSLEQKQCQVALTSMYALNLFLFAAPMVISSTILFIHLKPGSQQQQQHKRLDIVIVLIALFSLPLSLWFLLQQLGYMAVPAQVFLFLTCIHSSIKPFIYFLVGSWKRDWSMRSCWRHCSMESCRKHSSMQSLRRAHHRVFEEPKENTASGNDPTMDTLL